A single window of Crassostrea angulata isolate pt1a10 chromosome 8, ASM2561291v2, whole genome shotgun sequence DNA harbors:
- the LOC128159269 gene encoding heavy metal-binding protein HIP-like, giving the protein MVTVGFSNKNMTRICYLLMSFALLVAGTAHETPQQVVTRYNNYKAICDGMGFQNVRCKDPFAFQSSLTKTLQNLKNQETVIFDKVSLNEGNAYNNISGIFTAPLDGIYSFTWTMLTKSGKYFVTEIVLNGQKVALNHTDGRGHNGHPMSTSHANIKMKKGDKVWIRTHNTNGQYALGGWCYFSGAKL; this is encoded by the exons ATGGTAACAGTTggtttttctaataaaaatatgacaag AATATGCTATTTGTTGATGAGCTTCGCTCTTCTTGTGGCGGGAACTGCACATGAAACGCCTCAACAAGTGGTGACTAGATACAACAACTACAAGGCTATATGTGATGGAATGGGTTTTCAAAATGTGCGCTGCAAAG ATCCGTTTGCTTTCCAATCTTCACTTACCAAGACATTGCAAAACTTGAAGAACCAAGAGACGGTGATCTTTGATAAAGTTTCATTAAACGAAGGAAACGCTTACAACAATATCTCCGGAATATTCACAGCACCGTTGGACGGGATCTATTCCTTTACATGGACAATGTTAACAAAAAGTGGAAAATATTTCGTCACTGAAATTGTGCTGAATGGTCAAAAAGTTGCATTAAATCATACCGATGGAAGGGGTCACAATGGACATCCTATGTCAACCTCACATGCTAACATCAAAATGAAGAAAGGCGATAAGGTCTGGATCAGGACCCATAACACCAATGGGCAGTATGCCCTTGGAGGTTGGTGTTACTTTTCGGGAGCAAAATTGTAA